The following coding sequences are from one Cercospora beticola chromosome 4, complete sequence window:
- a CDS encoding uncharacterized protein (SMCOG1039:aldo/keto reductase family oxidoreductase~antiSMASH:Cluster_8) has product MPIPDHFVLNTGAKIPAVGFGTWQAAPHEVENAVEEALKQGYRHIDGAAIYQNENEVGAGIKKSGVPREQIFLTGKLWNSKHRPEDVEAALDKSLKDYGTDYLDLYLMHWPVAFKAGDKFFPIDEQGVFQIDEEYQTDDKLAETYNAMVKLLSTGKVKAVGVSNFNKRRLEHLLARTDVVPAVNQIEAHPYIQQPELFEYAKSKGIIIEAYSPLGNNQTGEPRTVDDPKVHEIAKALEMDPGAVLAAWAVQRGQVVLPKSVTPSRIAANLKIKELPQEHFEALNALERGKRFNYPKHWGVDIFEEGKGEDFKKFAQDAAEANKKKFKN; this is encoded by the exons ATGCCCATCCCAGATCACTTTGTACTCAACACCGGCGCCAAAATTCCAGCTGTCGGCTTTGGAACATGGCAGGCTGCCCCACATGAG GTTGAGAATGCTGTGGAAGAGGCACTGAAGCAAGGCTACCGCCACATCGATGGAGCAGCAATCTATCAGAATGAGAATGAAGTCGGAGCTGGTATCAAGAAGTCTGGTGTGCCCAGAGAGCAAATATTCTTGACAGGAAAGCTTTGGAACAGCAAGCACAGACCCGAAGATGTGGAAGCTGCATTGGACAAGTCTTTGAAGGACTACGGCACAGATTATCTCGACTTGTACCTCATGCACTGGCCAGT TGCTTTCAAGGCAGGCGACAAGTTCTTCCCAATCGACGAGCAAGGTGTTTTCCAGATTGATGAGGAGTACCAAACAGATGACAAGCTCGCCGAGACCTACAACGCCATGGTGAAGCTGCTCTCGACCGGCAAGGTCAAGGCAGTCGGTGTCTCAAACTTCAACAAGCGCCGTCTTGAACACCTTCTCGCCAGAACCGACGTCGTCCCCGCAGTCAACCAAATCGAAGCCCACCCATACATCCAACAACCCGAGCTTTTCGAGTACGCCAAGTCAAAAGGCATCATCATTGAGGCGTACTCGCCTCTGGGCAACAACCAAACCGGCGAGCCACGAACCGTTGACGACCCGAAGGTGCACGAGATCGCTAAGGCCCTCGAGATGGACCCTGGTGCTGTGCTCGCTGCCTGGGCTGTGCAGAGAGGCCAGGTTGTGCTGCCAAAGTCTGTAACTCCTTCAAGAATCGCCGCGAACTTGAAGATCAAGGAGCTGCCACAAGAACACTTCGAGGCATTGAATGCTTTGGAGAGGGGCAAGCGCTTCAACTACCCCAAGCACTGGGGCGTGGACATCTTCGAAGAGGGCAAGGGCGAGGACTTCAAGAAGTTTGCGCAGGATGCCGCTGAggccaacaagaagaagttcaAGAACTAG